The following nucleotide sequence is from Coffea eugenioides isolate CCC68of chromosome 10, Ceug_1.0, whole genome shotgun sequence.
ATCTTCATTACATAAACATCATTTGGAGAAAAGTAGCAAAATAGATTATCATTTTTTGGGTTTGTATGCATAATCTAGAGGACTTACTCAATGAGAAGAAATAGCCACTACCATCAGCATGCGGCTTGATTGATAAGCTCTTCCGAACTTGACCAGCATTGCTGAATAATTATTTACAAGTAAAAAGGGAAAACATATTACTGAATCCTTACTCCCTGATTGAATCAATTGGTACTAATAAAACAACATATTACTAGAAATAACAACCTTGACAGCATAGCAGGGTCATGGAAGAATTCACGAGTGTCTTGAGGACCCATATTTATCATCGATCCAACCTCCGTCGCAGATAAGGCAAAACACTGATTGAGTCAAACAAACAAGTCAGTCGGCCAGAGATCTCCTTTAGACAATTAGTTATCAGATTACAAATTTCAGAAGAGCTATCAGCAGGCATCTTTATTCACATTTAATTTCCGGGCAACTGTTGATGGTTGTATCAATTTTAGAGCAACTTGTGCGCAACTGCAAAATTTCTGGGGCAACTAAATCTTATCTAAGCTCAACTAGAATATAAGCAAACTTCCACTTTAATGgttggaaagaaaagaatctAGGAGACCAATTTCTGAAGCCGAATTAGACTCAGGGCAGGAATAACCTGAACAGCAGCTGATAAGTTGTAAAGTTATCTGTTAAACATCACAGTTTACATTTTCTTCCCTTTTGATTCCACATGCATATACTCTATGTAGATACAATGTCAGTACAATCTTTACATTAACTGCCACATGTTTTGAGGTGATTTTCCTACCATAGCTAGCACTATAAAGTAACTTAGGACAAAACATAAATAAATCGCCACCGTAGAAAACATGGCCAACTTGCCTGCTTCTTTTCCCAATCATACTTGCGCTCACCAACCGCAGGCCAGAATGTCAGCATGATTGATCCCTTGCGATCAAGTTTGACACCACCAGACTACAAAGAGGACAGATGGTAAAGACATAGCTGAACAGACAAGAATATCACTGCCAAGGgctaataaaagaaaagatggaGACATATCGCACATCCAGTTTTCTGAATGTTGGGAGCATTGGTGAGGTGGACAATGCAGCTTTGCCTTTGTATACAGAATAAGAAGCAAATATTTTATCCGTCATGCTCCCTGATTACAACAAACATAAGGCCAGAAATCAGAATAATAGCTTCTGCTCTCCTATCATTTGATAAGATACGTGGTATTAAAGCAGAAAGGAAACCAAAGAATTCATTTTGGTACAGTATAATACCATCTGCCACGAAACTTTGTCTAGCAGTAGATGTTCCAGATTGCGTGGCAAAGGAACAGGACCACAGAGAAGTTCCGTCATTTGGAGAGAACCACTTTTGAAAGAGTAAGTTCCTGAAGTAGTgaataaaagaagaagaattaaTCTTGAAAATCATTGAGTAAGCAACAAAAAAGAATTTCCTGAACTATTATGAAGTGACAGAAGATAGAATGCTGGGGATAAAACAGGTTAATTCATGATTGACAGCTAAGTTTAAAATGAAGGTGATTAAGGCAGGAAACTTACCAACAAATCCATACAGAACATATAAACTATATGAGGAAAAAATGGACACGAATAAGTCATTCCTtgattttccttcatttgccTTGTGGTTTCTTTGTCTATACAAAACAGCCTAAGGACTCATATCGTTGTACAATGTAAATACTGGGAACGTGGAGCGGTGTCGCTTGACAATGGAACAAAAGTTTACTCTAGGGGGAAACAGGTGAGCATACAAAGAGCTCACACGAAACATCTATGCcaataattaaagaaaaaaaaaagaagaaagaaaagaaaatcatcacAAGTTTTAAACAGCCCACCAGATTTGCAAGCTCAAGAAACAAGTTTCAGAGAAGTGAGTGGAATAAATTGCAGTAGGTTGATTTTAAGCTCCCCAAGTCAGTAAATTTGAGCATTAGCCGCCTAGTCCTTACTTGACACCGTTCACTccgaaaaaggaaaagggaaaagctaatcacaaaaaaaaaaagagactcCGACACCTTTCCACTGTGTAATGTAGGGCTCGAAAAATAGCACACATGAAAAAGAGTCGAAGAAAAACCTTTTCTTTGTAATAGATGCCAGTcttaagaaagaaaaaattagtCTTTTGAAGACATAAAGATGTAGCAAAATGCTAGTAGCATATGAATTATGATGCCCATTGAACTGACTCTGTATAAATTCTTGCAATGGGTAAGGTATAAACTGACTGGCGGAACCCGAGCACTGATAAACAAATCACGAGACGGAAATTTAAAGAAGGGAGAAGCCGGCAGGGGTTTAGGGTTTAAGAAGTTCCAAAGAAAAAGGTACTACTCCATTTAAGTTTGATAGTATTCTTGTAACAGCAGCAGTAGTAGCAAAGCACCTGGAAGTGGAAGCGGACAGCGAAAGCTGCTTGGAAAGCCTGGACAACATTGCCGACCCGACCCGCTAACTTCAGCCGGAGCGATAGGATAGGATAGGAGTCGTCTTGCTCTTGCTCTTGGATGGATGGAGAGTGGAGAGAGAAATCAAAGTGCTCCGGAGGAACGGAACGAAACGGAACACTCTGCCCCTGTTCACTCCCTAAATGGATTTGGAAATTTGGAAGAGGAAGACCAAACCAGCCCCCCGGCCCAATACACCCATTCAGCAGCCCATCCACTTGTTCTTCTAGTCCACCATAATGGGTCAAATGATCCACCTGGACTCCTGCTTTCACCATTGATCCATAAAAGGCTGGGCCGTCATTCCCCTCCCCCCTTATTCACTTGTATATACACTTTGATCCCATTTTCTCCATCAGTCCCTTGTGACGGAGGCCTTATTTGATAACCCCGAtctaatatttaaatttaatgaatttaaatcTTAATAATTTAAAcacgtttgataaccaaaactagaatacttgaattaattaagtagtaTTGAATTTGCTCcaaaaaaatgtgaattaattaagtagtaCTGTATCCACTCCAAAACAATAAGTGATAAAATATTCACTCAGCATTGGTATACACTCAAATAATATTTAGCAATTTATTAACCTAATGGGTTAAGATTTCAGTtttcaaacttcagttttaTGAAATTCATTCAAAGTTTCACTTAAacaaatttaatatatatatattgccaCCTTTTGTCTTTTTGCTTTCTCTTTTGTaaattctctctctttttttcaataTTTAGTAATTGATCTAATATTATATCTATCAGCCAAATCATTTTAGTAAACTACCAGATTAGTAGTCGTAGATTTTAGGACTATTGGGATTTATAATTCTTCACATTTTTCCAAATAATGTCTTTCACATAATAACTGAAAAATATATGTGAAGACAACTCAAACATGGTTTATAATGATGGTGCAATTACATGCACTTTCCTCTCAATTTGGtaaacaaatacattcttaCGCACCATGCCAAATTAGCCATATAGGAATCCTGGAAGAGCTGGAGTAGGAGGGCTCATTCGGGATGCGACAGGGATATGGCTAGGAGGTTTTGCAGAAAGCATAGGGAAAGCAAGCAACGTAGCAGCTGAGCTATAGGGAATTCTTAAAGGAATGCAGTTGGCTTGGGAAAAAGGATACAAAGATGTAATCATAGAGTCGCATTCGAAAGTGGGATTGGAGCTGATAGAAGATGCAGTCGCCACATCGCCTTACCACAATTTGGTGAAGCAGATTAGAAACATGAAGAGCAGAGACTGGTCATGCAAATTGCAACATATCTGGAGGGAAGGAAATCGATGTGCTGACTGGCTAGCAAAGGAAGCAATCCAGTTACAGTTATCAGGCGGACTAATAGAAGAGCCACCGGACAGACTAAGGGAACTACTAGGAGCTGATATAATAGGGGTCACAACCCCACGCTTAGTACCATGTTAACAGGCAGTTGCCCCTCCTTtgtattcaaaaaaaaaaaaaaaaattagccatATAGAGTATTCGCTTAGCCCCTGCCCCCCGTCTTCTAAAGTCGACACTTTAGAACTGCTGaaccaaaatataaaagagTGTATGCTTTGACCGAAACACTCGATTGCTCAGCCTTCTCTTTTCTTAGTTCACGTTTCAATTTGACATGCAACAATTGTAATTTGGTTCaacttgtaaaaaaaaaaaaccctttgaTCCAGTCTTCTTTGCAAACAAACAGTGGAGCAATAATGTGAAGTACTATGGACAAAATGATGCGAGACGGCATAAGCAATGGCAACCATCTCACCCAACCAAAAACATGTTTAAGACATGTTTCACTGTTAAAGATAAGAAAAAGCTAGTGACTGAACAAGATTAAGGGGACATTTTCGCATTATCTGGCCCATTCATGTTCCATTTCTAAGTCTAGTGGGCGTTTCAAAATTTGTTCAAGGCTAAGTAggggggaaaaaagaagaagaagggaacAATTGAAGGTTACTCTTAATAAAAAAAGATAAACAATCGAGAGCCCCACCACTTAGTTTCTTCTTTCCAcccaaaaaggaaaattgaggaGGAGGCTAGGTCCCAGAATCATGCCCAACATTTCAAGTCTGTCTAGAAGGTACATTGAATGATCTTTAGCTTTATTGACACTTCACTTTTAGGCCTATAACCTACTACAGATCCTGGATTGGATCCAATCTCTTCTTTGATCTTTTGGGGCACAACTTTACAGGATTAATGAAATTCCAAATGGAAACAATATGATAGCAGTACTAGTATTAGTTTACCACCGAACTTTTTGTTGCTCGCATTGCTCAAAGTTGGAGgaaatgaaattattattattcttattattattcTACCAAAGTAACTTCTTCTACTAGCTAGTATAGCTTAATTAGGTACAGGAGGGTCAAAACCAAAATGGAAGTGAAGTCATACGAATGTACGGTGCCGGCCGTCGTTGTTCTTGTCATCAACATCGTCCCGTCTCTGATTCTCCTGCAGTGGAGGAGCCGCAGTTGGGGGTAAAGATGGACTATATGAATACCAATTTGACCAGAAAAGATAGTTGAAGAAGTTGACGAGGCTAAGAGCAGCTAGGAGCCAATAAAACAGGTCTAGTCTATCTTTGTTGAGGTCATTATCACTGAGCCAGCCCCCTCCCGAAGGACCAGACGAGGTAATTTTGTTTACTGACGAAACTAAGAGGGAACTCAAATAGAACCCAAATGAATATGAACAGTAAGTCATTGCGGTAAGAAAGGATTGCATCCCTTCCAAAGACTGTTTGTAGAAGAACTCAACCAGCCCCACAGCAGTGAACATCTCTGACAGCCCAAATATCAGGAACTGCGGAGCTATCCAGAAAATTGAGAGGCTTTTGTTGAATTCTAAGGCAAAgtttcttcttttgttctcaaTTATTGCAGCTGAAACCATTGAGAAAGATGCAATAAAGAGGCCGATGCCAACCCTTTGCAGAGGGGATATTCCTGATTCCTTTCCTGTAACTTTTCGGGCTATCGGGACGAATGCAGTCTCATAGAGGGGAACCACAAATATGAGCATGATATAAGGAATAGACTGAAGAGATGCTGGAGGGATCCTGAAATTCTTGGCGATGCGCGTATTCATTGTAGTTCCTTGTTGGACGGAGAATGTTTGGAGCTGAGCTAATATGGTGTTAAAGATGATCGTGCACGCAAATATGGGGACAACAGAGATAAGTATCTTCACTTGCTCCGCTTGTGAAGCACTGCATAATCTCCATCGACTTTCACTCGTCCCAGTTCTATTCTGTATATTCCTGATGCAGCCATTTTCAACAAACAGCCATGCTTATTTAGTCCAAATCACTTTATTTTATGTTAAAAGAAAGCTCGCTCAAGAATCTGTAACTTCGAGTGCACTAACGACTAGAACAATATGTGCGAAGATACCTTCATAAAGTCGAATTACACTGGCTAACTCTGTGTTCAACATTTTCAGCAGATTGGTTGCAAATCTATTCATTGTTCAGAATAACCAAGCAGGGAGAGTGACACAATACTCTATTCACTTTTTTATTCAGAACTGTACATGGATTATATTATATTAACCACTAAGAGCCCTTAAAGCATAAACTAATTCATTAGCACTAATCAGACTGATTTTCCAACtttgttttatcttttttctttcggGCAGAACATTGCATTTGATCAATTAAACATTATATTATACCTGAGCTTTTCTGTATGCCGGAGACCGATGGCGCTTGCTGACGGGCTAGAAAAGCCTTGGGGCCCTGTGTCTTGGCTTCCATGGGACATCTCTAACTGGGAAGGGCAAATTTGTTTTCTCTTTGTGATTGCAGCAACAAGAACCTTAAAGaacatgagagagagagagcaccATGAGTACAGATCCATCGAAACCGCTGTCGAAAGTGACCATTATATAAGTTGTAATTCTTTCCTTGTATAAATTTCCGGCCCTAACTAGTCATAACCATCTTGTCACAAGATTGACTACAATCTAGAGACAAGCCTGAGAATCTATCCATTCATGAAACACCAGCACCAGAAATCAAGGCGTGGTGACGTAAGAAGATTTTATAGGTCATATGAGGTATGCTGATGAAAAACTGAAAAACCAACGGTACCCCGTACTTTCGTGTTGGATCAATGTTAAACtgcatcaaaaaaaaaatgatctcGAAAATACAAATCTAATGTGCTCAACGAAACTGATAAGTAACAGGCCAGAAAAATGGAA
It contains:
- the LOC113749049 gene encoding single-stranded DNA-binding protein WHY2, mitochondrial, coding for MLSRLSKQLSLSASTSRNLLFQKWFSPNDGTSLWSCSFATQSGTSTARQSFVADGSMTDKIFASYSVYKGKAALSTSPMLPTFRKLDSGGVKLDRKGSIMLTFWPAVGERKYDWEKKQCFALSATEVGSMINMGPQDTREFFHDPAMLSSNAGQVRKSLSIKPHADGSGYFFSLNVVNNILKTNERFVVPVTAAEFAVMRTAFSFALPRIMGWDQYSNQPLGTAHKNPSKVLPHLTDSEWDK
- the LOC113750720 gene encoding protein NRT1/ PTR FAMILY 4.4-like; the protein is MAGNKVETAAGENFKEEAGVSHDRRHESPCSFEEILVDWRGRPTCQPNQHGGMTAAAFVLGLQAFEMMAIAAVGNNLITYVFNEMHFPLSKSANIVTNFVGTVFLLSLFGGYLSDSYLGSFRTMLIFGVVELSGFILLAVQAHLPQLRPPKCDMMASTAGGHHCLGAKGFETWIFFLALHLVALGSGCLKPNIISHGADQFSKNDSKQFRRLSTYFNCAYFAFCSGELVALTVLVWVQTHSGMDVGFGVSAAVMAVGLLCLISGSAFYVNKPPRGSIFTSIAQVLVAAITKRKQICPSQLEMSHGSQDTGPQGFSSPSASAIGLRHTEKLRNIQNRTGTSESRWRLCSASQAEQVKILISVVPIFACTIIFNTILAQLQTFSVQQGTTMNTRIAKNFRIPPASLQSIPYIMLIFVVPLYETAFVPIARKVTGKESGISPLQRVGIGLFIASFSMVSAAIIENKRRNFALEFNKSLSIFWIAPQFLIFGLSEMFTAVGLVEFFYKQSLEGMQSFLTAMTYCSYSFGFYLSSLLVSSVNKITSSGPSGGGWLSDNDLNKDRLDLFYWLLAALSLVNFFNYLFWSNWYSYSPSLPPTAAPPLQENQRRDDVDDKNNDGRHRTFV